One Chaetodon trifascialis isolate fChaTrf1 chromosome 21, fChaTrf1.hap1, whole genome shotgun sequence genomic window carries:
- the foxl3 gene encoding forkhead box L3, which translates to MFDNSHYPFNCFNYDGDGYPSSSTDEEKKMCRPAYSYIALIAMAIQQSPEQRVTLSGIYEFIMKRFPYYRSNQRAWQNSIRHNLSLNSCFIKVPRTEGNEKGKGNYWTFATGCESMLDLFENGNFRRRRRRRNMKIGFRDSGEIPFHPLESHSNQRVPAARRPEPDSTICPLNPERPRPGPQQNHLIPNTTQQGKPESEIKFSIDYILSTPDPPLPGLRSSHGPVHIGPTGPPIHVLEPQHLNLHFWTL; encoded by the exons ATGTTTGATAACTCTCACTACCCCTTCAACTGTTTCAACTACGATGGAGACGGATACCCTTCGTCCAGCACTGACGAGGAGAAGAAAATGTGCAGACCAGCGTACAG ttacATAGCTCTGATAGCCATGGCCATCCAGCAGAGCCCCGAGCAGCGGGTCACTCTGTCGGGCATCTATGAGTTCATCATGAAGAGGTTTCCTTACTACCGCTCCAACCAGAGAGCGTGGCAGAACTCCATCAGACACAACCTGTCTCTCAACAGCTGCTTCATCAAG GTTCCTCGGACAGAGGGCAATGAGAAGGGAAAGGGAAACTACTGGACTTTTGCCACCGGCTGTGAATCCATGCTCGACCTGTTTGAAAATGGAAACTTTCGGCGTCGCCGGCGCAGGAGGAACATGAAAATCGGCTTCCGTGATTCAGGAGAAATCCCTTTCCATCCTTTGGAGAGCCACAGCAATCAGCGCGTACCTGCAGCTCGCCGCCCCGAACCCGACTCCACCATCTGCCCCCTGAACCCCGAGAGGCCGAGGCCAGGCCCCCAGCAGAACCACCTCATCCCCAACACCACCCAGCAGGGGAAGCCCGAGTCAGAGATCAAGTTTAGCATTGACTACATCCTATCCACTCCGGATCCACCCCTGCCTGGGCTCAGATCCTCCCACGGCCCCGTTCACATAGGGCCCACGGGGCCACCCATACACGTTCTGGAGCCCCAACATCTGAACCTGCACTTCTGGACTCTGTAA